The following are encoded in a window of Flavobacterium cupriresistens genomic DNA:
- a CDS encoding tetratricopeptide repeat protein — protein sequence MNKFKIFSFALVASVSVAKAQDINQAKKAIDAEQFQKAKSLLKSIIKAKPSDGEANFVLGNIYLNQSVIDSAKIYYLNGIEAADKKNLNYIGLGQIDLNNKNTAAAQANFALATKDIRRKDVNEFIYIGRAYINSDNPDYKNAIASLQKALAIEPQNATALLTIGDAYYGANNQNDAYKAYRDAFTADPTLLRAKMQLGVLLKGAKSYEEAIKSFNEVITLDVNYGPVYRELAETYYKWARNKPSTSTVNLQKAITNYEKYLSLTDYSLDSKMRHADFLILVKDYKNLEVVANKMIAEDKVNPRIFRYLGYAAYENGNYDVAIKSLEDYIKVPTNKIIARDYLYLGYAKIKKGTNAEGAVDAAAFDSGLAEIKKGVNLDPTAVEELGDFGKELFGKKQFVQAADLFELTATNTESKSYLTDNVYYGIALYYANVNKTATAPEVIAALGKADAAFDRVLVASPTYEEAYLYKGRINNLLEKDDLIIKNYEEYVTKITAKGAEELAKPATVKKVVEAYNSIGASYANTDKAKAIEYFNKSLVLDPANAYAAQSVKALK from the coding sequence ATGAATAAATTTAAAATTTTTAGTTTTGCCTTAGTTGCTTCAGTTTCTGTGGCAAAAGCGCAAGACATCAACCAGGCTAAGAAAGCAATTGACGCGGAACAATTTCAAAAAGCGAAATCATTGCTAAAATCAATAATTAAAGCAAAACCATCTGATGGGGAAGCTAATTTTGTTTTAGGGAATATTTACCTAAATCAATCTGTTATTGATTCTGCTAAAATTTATTACCTAAATGGAATTGAAGCAGCAGATAAGAAAAATCTAAACTATATTGGATTAGGTCAAATCGATCTAAACAATAAAAATACAGCGGCAGCTCAGGCTAATTTTGCTTTAGCGACTAAAGATATTAGACGTAAGGATGTAAATGAGTTTATTTACATTGGTAGAGCTTATATCAATTCGGATAACCCGGATTATAAAAATGCAATCGCAAGTTTGCAAAAAGCATTGGCTATTGAACCACAAAACGCTACAGCTCTTTTGACAATTGGAGATGCTTATTATGGTGCTAATAATCAAAATGACGCTTATAAAGCTTACCGTGATGCATTCACTGCTGATCCAACACTTTTGAGAGCGAAAATGCAATTAGGGGTTTTATTGAAAGGGGCCAAATCTTACGAAGAAGCAATTAAATCTTTTAATGAAGTTATTACTTTAGATGTTAATTACGGACCGGTATACAGAGAGTTGGCTGAGACTTATTACAAATGGGCAAGAAACAAGCCTTCAACTTCTACAGTTAACTTGCAAAAAGCAATTACAAACTACGAGAAATATTTAAGTCTTACGGATTATTCATTAGATTCTAAAATGCGTCACGCTGATTTCTTAATCTTGGTTAAAGATTATAAAAATCTTGAAGTTGTGGCAAATAAAATGATTGCTGAGGATAAAGTTAATCCTAGAATCTTCAGATATTTAGGATATGCAGCTTATGAGAATGGAAATTATGATGTTGCTATTAAATCATTAGAAGATTATATTAAAGTACCAACAAATAAAATTATCGCAAGAGATTATTTATATCTTGGTTATGCTAAAATTAAAAAAGGTACAAATGCAGAAGGTGCAGTTGATGCAGCTGCTTTTGATTCAGGTTTAGCTGAAATTAAAAAAGGAGTTAATTTAGATCCTACTGCTGTTGAAGAGCTTGGAGATTTTGGAAAAGAATTATTTGGTAAAAAACAGTTTGTGCAAGCTGCTGATCTTTTTGAGTTAACAGCTACGAATACAGAGTCAAAAAGTTATTTGACAGATAATGTGTATTATGGTATTGCTCTTTACTATGCAAATGTAAATAAAACGGCTACTGCTCCTGAAGTTATTGCTGCTTTAGGTAAAGCTGATGCTGCTTTTGACAGAGTATTGGTTGCTTCTCCTACTTATGAGGAAGCTTACTTGTACAAAGGAAGAATCAACAACTTACTGGAAAAAGATGATCTAATCATTAAAAACTACGAAGAGTATGTTACTAAAATAACTGCTAAAGGTGCTGAAGAATTGGCAAAACCAGCTACAGTTAAAAAAGTAGTTGAAGCTTACAACAGTATCGGTGCAAGTTATGCTAATACAGATAAAGCAAAAGCAATTGAATATTTCAACAAAAGTTTAGTTTTAGATCCTGCTAATGCTTATGCGGCACAGTCAGTGAAAGCTTTGAAATAA
- a CDS encoding ExbD/TolR family protein — protein sequence MAKIKMKKKSTSTDMTAMCDVAFLLLTFFILTATAKVPEALPVDMPSSVAQTKLPDSDLAIITIGKGKDGKSKVFFDIKGREIRKRTLEGMGAKLGVTFSEEDKTKFALMDDFGVPLANLKQIIDMKASDRTKANQPGIPIDSLDNQLKEWLLISRRAAIDLDDKELQIAIKGDAKEQYPQIKKIMDILQDQKINSFNLVTGMRGRDF from the coding sequence ATGGCTAAAATAAAAATGAAAAAAAAGTCAACATCGACAGATATGACTGCCATGTGCGATGTTGCGTTCCTTTTGCTTACGTTCTTTATTTTGACAGCTACTGCTAAGGTGCCGGAAGCACTTCCTGTAGATATGCCTTCTTCTGTTGCACAAACTAAATTACCGGATTCAGATTTGGCAATTATTACAATAGGAAAAGGAAAAGACGGGAAAAGCAAAGTGTTTTTCGATATTAAAGGAAGAGAGATTCGTAAAAGAACTCTTGAAGGAATGGGAGCAAAATTAGGCGTAACTTTTTCAGAAGAAGATAAAACTAAATTTGCCTTAATGGATGACTTCGGTGTTCCATTAGCAAATTTAAAGCAGATTATCGATATGAAAGCGTCTGATAGAACTAAAGCGAATCAACCTGGTATTCCAATCGATTCTTTAGACAATCAATTAAAAGAATGGCTTTTGATTTCAAGAAGAGCTGCTATTGACCTTGATGATAAAGAATTGCAAATTGCAATTAAAGGAGATGCTAAAGAACAATATCCACAAATCAAAAAGATAATGGATATTTTGCAAGATCAGAAAATCAATTCCTTTAACTTAGTTACAGGTATGAGAGGAAGAGACTTTTAA
- a CDS encoding helicase HerA-like domain-containing protein — protein MNKKDNFIQDINNGYSSKGASIILGGAILDGEALAETHVKIPLKTLNRHGLIAGATGTGKTKTIQVFSEQLSNAGIPVLMMDIKGDFSGIAKEGKEEGFITERHAKINIPYNVAAFPVELMSLSKQNGVRLRATVSEFGPVLFSRILDLNDTQTGVVSVIFKYCDDNQMPLLDLKDIKKVINYITEEGKDEIAAAYGKISTATTGTILRKIIELEQQGGDLFFGELSFEIDDLMRIDENGKGYVNIIRLTDIQDKPKLFSTFMLSLLAEIYQQMPEKGDSDQPELVIFIDEAHLIFNEASKVLLEQIETIVKLIRSKGIGVYFVTQNPMDVPSGVLAQLGLKIQHALRAFTANDRQAIKKTADNYPTSAYYKTDELLTSLGIGEALVTALNEKGVPTPLVATMMRAPMSRMDVLSADEIEVINGKSKLVKKYSEELDRESAYEILTKKITDAQQASSEQEEAQTSQKQSKSEPSTASVVGKSVLKVVTSATFIRGVFGVLSKIFKK, from the coding sequence ATGAATAAAAAAGACAATTTCATTCAAGATATAAACAATGGCTATTCTTCAAAAGGTGCCAGTATTATCTTGGGAGGCGCAATCCTGGACGGGGAAGCACTTGCCGAAACCCATGTTAAGATTCCCTTAAAAACGTTAAACCGTCACGGGCTAATTGCCGGCGCAACAGGTACGGGAAAGACCAAAACAATTCAGGTCTTTTCGGAACAATTATCAAATGCAGGAATCCCTGTATTAATGATGGATATTAAAGGTGATTTTAGCGGAATTGCAAAAGAAGGGAAAGAAGAAGGTTTTATTACGGAGCGCCATGCTAAAATCAACATTCCTTATAATGTAGCTGCGTTTCCTGTAGAGCTTATGTCCTTATCCAAACAAAACGGGGTTCGTTTGCGTGCTACTGTTTCTGAATTTGGCCCTGTACTGTTTTCCAGAATTTTAGACCTAAATGATACGCAGACGGGAGTTGTTTCTGTAATCTTCAAATATTGTGATGACAATCAGATGCCTTTACTGGATTTGAAAGACATTAAAAAAGTAATCAATTATATTACAGAAGAAGGAAAAGATGAAATTGCAGCGGCTTATGGTAAAATTTCAACCGCAACAACCGGAACTATTCTGAGAAAAATAATCGAATTGGAACAACAGGGTGGCGATTTGTTTTTTGGAGAGTTATCTTTCGAAATTGATGATTTGATGCGTATTGATGAAAACGGAAAAGGATACGTAAACATTATTCGTCTGACGGACATTCAGGATAAACCTAAATTATTCTCGACTTTTATGTTGAGTTTATTGGCTGAAATTTACCAGCAGATGCCTGAAAAAGGAGATTCTGATCAGCCTGAACTGGTAATCTTTATTGATGAAGCACATTTAATTTTTAATGAAGCCAGTAAAGTTTTACTAGAACAAATTGAAACTATTGTAAAACTAATTCGTTCTAAAGGTATTGGCGTTTATTTTGTCACACAAAATCCAATGGATGTTCCTAGTGGCGTTTTAGCACAATTAGGATTAAAAATTCAACATGCGCTTAGGGCTTTTACAGCCAATGACAGACAGGCAATCAAAAAAACAGCGGACAACTACCCTACCTCAGCCTACTACAAAACAGATGAATTATTGACAAGCTTAGGGATTGGAGAGGCATTGGTTACGGCATTAAATGAAAAAGGAGTTCCAACACCACTTGTCGCAACCATGATGCGTGCGCCAATGAGCCGAATGGACGTTTTATCTGCCGATGAAATTGAAGTGATCAATGGTAAATCGAAACTGGTAAAAAAATACAGCGAAGAACTTGACCGTGAAAGTGCTTACGAAATTTTAACCAAAAAAATAACCGATGCACAACAAGCGAGTTCGGAACAGGAAGAGGCTCAAACTTCTCAAAAACAATCCAAATCAGAACCTAGTACAGCAAGTGTGGTTGGTAAATCTGTTTTAAAAGTTGTAACGAGTGCTACTTTTATCAGAGGTGTTTTTGGCGTTTTGTCTAAGATATTTAAGAAATAA
- a CDS encoding YfiT family bacillithiol transferase, giving the protein MENLDLEKLKYPIGKFITPTTYSKEYLFSQIEEISLFPEKLKQETIHLSAQQLDTPYRPGGWTVRQVIHHCAESHMNCFIRIKWALTENNPVIKAYDEVLWSELPDNLKMPIEPTLSLLEGLHFRLAFIMKNLSETELEKSFIHPENNSAIKIKQMIATYAWHGKHHLAHITTLKKHNNWK; this is encoded by the coding sequence ATGGAAAATTTAGATTTAGAAAAATTAAAATATCCGATTGGGAAGTTCATTACACCTACAACCTATTCGAAAGAGTATCTTTTTAGTCAAATCGAAGAAATTTCATTATTCCCTGAAAAATTAAAACAGGAAACGATCCATTTATCAGCGCAACAACTTGACACTCCCTATCGTCCCGGCGGATGGACCGTCAGACAAGTGATTCATCATTGTGCCGAAAGCCATATGAATTGTTTTATAAGAATAAAATGGGCGTTAACCGAAAACAATCCTGTAATAAAAGCATATGATGAAGTTTTATGGTCTGAATTACCCGATAATTTAAAAATGCCAATAGAGCCCACTTTATCATTACTGGAAGGTCTCCATTTCAGATTAGCTTTTATTATGAAGAATCTATCGGAGACTGAACTGGAAAAAAGCTTCATACATCCGGAAAATAATTCTGCAATTAAGATAAAGCAAATGATAGCCACTTATGCCTGGCATGGCAAACATCATTTAGCCCATATAACTACATTGAAAAAACACAACAACTGGAAATAA
- a CDS encoding YkgJ family cysteine cluster protein, producing the protein MKQILNNLNKLAKDKHIENKKYFDKLKKKQPKNLDYVMQELHDKEFKKTDCLQCANCCKTTGPLFTLADIERISKSFRQKPQQFIEQYLQIDEDKDYVLKSVPCTFLDNENYCMIYDVRPKACREFPHTDRKKFQQITDLTLKNVAICPAAYNIVEEMKKRLPL; encoded by the coding sequence TTGAAACAGATTTTAAATAACTTAAATAAGTTAGCCAAAGATAAGCATATCGAAAACAAAAAGTATTTCGATAAGCTTAAAAAGAAACAACCTAAAAACTTAGACTATGTGATGCAGGAATTGCATGATAAAGAGTTTAAGAAAACGGATTGTTTACAATGTGCAAATTGTTGTAAAACAACTGGGCCACTGTTTACTTTGGCTGATATCGAAAGGATTTCAAAATCTTTCAGGCAAAAGCCACAGCAATTTATAGAACAATACCTTCAGATTGATGAGGATAAGGATTATGTGTTGAAAAGTGTGCCTTGTACTTTTTTGGATAATGAAAATTATTGCATGATTTACGATGTCCGCCCGAAAGCTTGCAGAGAGTTTCCGCATACCGATCGAAAAAAGTTTCAGCAGATTACAGATCTTACTTTGAAAAATGTTGCGATTTGTCCAGCCGCGTATAATATCGTCGAGGAGATGAAGAAGCGACTTCCTTTGTAA
- a CDS encoding ABC transporter permease — protein sequence MNLEYFIAKRLITAKNFKSSISAPIIKIAISAIAIGIIMMLVSVATGIGLQQKIREKVSAFNGQVIISNYDNNNSEVTIVPISKKQDFYPNFKSVPGVSHIQAIASKAGIIRTESAFEGIIFKGVGVDYDWNNIKEYLVEGRLPDFTKALNEEVIISRFLADRLGLKVGDHFNTFFIKEEQGKMPNSRRFVITGIFSSGFQDFDATYIIGDIRHIQRINKWSPDQVGAFEVFVNDFSEIRATGNQIYEQTSSSLDTKTIIEKYSYIFDWLQLFDFNIIVILVIMILVATINMVVALLVLILERTQMIGILKALGANNWAVRKIFLYNAFYLIMRGLFWGNLIGISLLLIQQHFGIVQLNPENYYVNQAPVYINWGYVILLNLLTVTVCFLVLLIPSYIITKISPVKAIRFD from the coding sequence TTGAATCTAGAATACTTCATTGCTAAAAGACTTATTACTGCTAAAAATTTTAAAAGCAGTATTTCGGCTCCGATTATAAAAATTGCCATATCGGCTATTGCTATTGGTATTATTATGATGTTGGTTTCTGTAGCAACAGGAATTGGTCTGCAGCAGAAAATTAGAGAAAAAGTTTCTGCTTTTAATGGTCAGGTGATTATTTCGAATTATGACAATAATAATTCGGAAGTGACTATAGTTCCTATTTCAAAAAAACAGGATTTCTATCCCAATTTCAAATCTGTTCCCGGAGTAAGTCACATACAGGCGATTGCAAGTAAGGCTGGAATTATCAGAACAGAAAGCGCTTTTGAAGGAATTATATTCAAAGGAGTAGGAGTAGATTATGATTGGAATAATATAAAAGAATATCTGGTTGAGGGCAGGTTGCCTGATTTTACTAAAGCCTTAAATGAAGAAGTTATAATTTCCAGATTCCTGGCCGATCGATTAGGGCTTAAAGTTGGAGATCATTTTAATACTTTTTTCATTAAAGAGGAGCAGGGTAAAATGCCGAACAGTCGTCGTTTTGTGATAACAGGAATTTTTAGTTCGGGTTTTCAGGATTTTGATGCTACTTATATAATAGGAGATATACGTCATATTCAACGAATCAATAAGTGGAGTCCGGATCAGGTTGGTGCTTTTGAGGTTTTTGTTAATGACTTTAGTGAAATCAGAGCTACAGGTAATCAAATCTATGAACAAACGTCATCAAGTTTAGATACTAAAACAATAATAGAGAAGTACAGCTATATTTTTGACTGGTTGCAGCTTTTTGATTTTAATATTATCGTTATCCTTGTTATTATGATTTTGGTTGCTACTATTAATATGGTGGTGGCGTTATTGGTTCTTATTTTGGAGCGCACACAGATGATCGGGATATTGAAAGCGTTAGGTGCAAATAACTGGGCGGTTAGAAAGATATTTTTATACAATGCGTTTTACCTTATTATGAGAGGCCTTTTTTGGGGTAATCTGATTGGGATCTCATTATTGCTAATTCAACAGCATTTTGGAATCGTTCAGCTTAATCCGGAAAATTACTATGTTAATCAAGCACCGGTATATATAAATTGGGGTTATGTGATTTTGCTGAATCTGTTAACTGTTACAGTTTGTTTTCTGGTGTTATTGATCCCGTCCTATATAATAACCAAGATCTCCCCGGTAAAAGCCATTCGTTTCGATTAG
- a CDS encoding class I SAM-dependent methyltransferase: MKDLFGKAMYDFQTQNSPENIITETSISEEDEMSVDYLFRSYNEMPKIEQKALQLATGKILDVGCGAGSHSLSLQNDRNLEVTSIDISTHAIETCKLRGVKNVKVQNILDFEGEKFDTIVLLMNGVGIFGKLENCNQYLSKLKSLLNTGGQILLDSSDIIYMFDEDEDGGKWIPSSTDYYGELVFNISYKGEKEEPFNWLYLDYNTLQNAAIANGLKCELILEGEHYDYLARLSI, translated from the coding sequence ATGAAAGATCTTTTTGGAAAAGCAATGTATGATTTTCAGACCCAAAATTCACCTGAAAATATTATTACCGAAACTTCGATTTCTGAAGAAGACGAGATGAGCGTTGACTATTTATTCCGCTCTTATAATGAAATGCCGAAAATAGAACAAAAAGCATTACAACTGGCAACCGGAAAAATTCTGGACGTAGGCTGCGGAGCAGGCAGCCATAGTTTATCCCTACAAAATGACAGAAATTTAGAGGTTACTTCTATAGATATTTCTACTCATGCAATAGAAACCTGCAAACTTAGAGGAGTTAAAAATGTAAAAGTCCAAAACATACTAGATTTTGAAGGAGAAAAATTCGATACCATTGTATTATTAATGAATGGCGTTGGTATTTTTGGAAAACTGGAAAATTGCAATCAGTATTTATCAAAATTAAAATCCTTACTGAATACAGGCGGGCAAATTTTATTGGACAGCTCAGACATTATTTATATGTTTGATGAAGATGAAGATGGCGGCAAATGGATTCCGTCCAGTACTGATTATTACGGAGAACTTGTTTTTAATATCAGCTACAAAGGCGAAAAAGAAGAACCTTTTAATTGGCTGTATCTAGATTACAACACACTTCAGAACGCCGCAATAGCTAACGGACTAAAATGCGAACTTATTCTGGAAGGTGAACATTATGATTATCTTGCCAGACTTTCAATTTAA
- a CDS encoding energy transducer TonB, whose product MKLDIIKNQWLDIVFEGRNKIYGAYELRKSNGKTTVKALIIGSVIFSFAVAAPLIASLLPDSKEEEVNNDIKIATVKLPPKKEEVKPNQPPPPPPPPKVDQVKFVKPVVAKANEVTEDPPKIEELKDKKVGSETIKGDPNAKLVVDEPVGTGPVSQVVEEDNSVYSTAGIEVKPDFPGGIEKFYKFVGNNYKTPDEEGLKGKVYVTFVVEKDGSLTDIKVLRDIGYGTGAEAIRVLKKCPRWTPGEQNGKKVRVLYSLPITIQSAE is encoded by the coding sequence ATGAAATTAGATATTATAAAAAATCAGTGGCTTGATATCGTATTCGAAGGACGTAATAAGATATATGGTGCATATGAGTTAAGAAAATCGAACGGTAAGACGACTGTAAAAGCGCTTATCATTGGATCAGTTATTTTTAGCTTTGCTGTGGCAGCTCCTCTTATTGCTAGTCTTTTACCGGATTCTAAAGAAGAAGAGGTGAATAACGATATTAAGATTGCTACGGTAAAATTACCTCCAAAGAAAGAGGAAGTTAAACCTAATCAACCACCACCACCACCACCACCACCAAAAGTGGATCAGGTGAAGTTTGTGAAGCCTGTGGTAGCTAAGGCTAATGAGGTTACTGAAGATCCGCCTAAAATTGAAGAACTTAAAGATAAAAAAGTAGGTTCTGAAACAATCAAAGGAGATCCAAACGCAAAACTTGTAGTAGATGAGCCAGTTGGTACTGGTCCTGTATCTCAGGTGGTAGAAGAAGATAACAGTGTATATAGTACAGCTGGTATCGAAGTAAAACCGGATTTCCCTGGAGGAATTGAAAAGTTCTACAAATTTGTAGGAAACAATTATAAGACGCCAGATGAAGAAGGTTTAAAAGGTAAAGTTTACGTTACTTTTGTAGTGGAGAAAGACGGTTCATTAACCGACATTAAAGTTTTAAGGGATATCGGTTACGGTACAGGAGCAGAAGCGATTCGTGTTCTTAAAAAATGTCCAAGATGGACTCCCGGCGAGCAAAATGGTAAAAAAGTTAGGGTACTTTACTCTTTACCTATTACTATTCAATCTGCAGAATAA
- a CDS encoding MotA/TolQ/ExbB proton channel family protein — MANVKVKKESTSNGGGMITGIIIVACILVGVFIWKVIMGDASNFEGGNPETGHPINTLGQVYKGGFIVPVLLGMFLMVVVFSIERFIVIGKAAGKANLDKFMKSVQGSIKEGNIEAAIASCDKQQGSVANAIKSALIKYQDVKKEGFNSEEASEVIHKEIEEATSLEMPMLEKNMTIISSLVSLGTLGGLLGTVSGMIKAFGALASAGTPDQAALATGISEALINTATGISTSILAIVSYNFFTSKIDDLTYSIDEAGTTIVNTYRRFRGSLKQ; from the coding sequence ATGGCAAACGTTAAAGTTAAAAAAGAAAGCACTTCAAATGGAGGAGGAATGATTACCGGAATCATTATTGTTGCGTGTATTTTAGTTGGGGTGTTTATTTGGAAAGTAATCATGGGAGATGCTTCTAACTTCGAGGGAGGAAATCCAGAAACTGGACATCCGATCAATACTTTAGGACAAGTATACAAAGGTGGTTTTATCGTACCAGTATTATTAGGTATGTTTTTAATGGTTGTTGTTTTTTCTATTGAAAGATTCATCGTTATCGGTAAAGCAGCTGGAAAAGCTAATTTAGATAAATTCATGAAAAGCGTTCAAGGAAGCATTAAAGAAGGAAACATCGAAGCTGCAATCGCTTCTTGTGACAAACAACAAGGTTCTGTTGCAAATGCAATTAAATCGGCTTTAATTAAATACCAAGACGTTAAAAAAGAGGGATTCAACAGTGAAGAAGCTTCAGAAGTAATCCACAAAGAAATCGAAGAGGCAACTTCATTAGAAATGCCAATGTTAGAAAAAAATATGACTATTATCTCTAGTTTAGTTTCATTAGGAACTTTAGGAGGATTATTAGGAACTGTATCTGGTATGATTAAAGCGTTTGGTGCATTGGCTTCTGCTGGTACTCCGGATCAAGCTGCTCTTGCAACAGGTATCTCTGAAGCACTTATCAACACTGCAACAGGTATCTCTACTTCAATCTTAGCAATTGTATCTTACAACTTCTTTACTTCTAAAATTGATGATTTAACTTACTCTATTGATGAGGCTGGTACTACAATCGTAAATACTTACAGAAGATTCAGAGGAAGTTTGAAACAATAA
- a CDS encoding PstS family phosphate ABC transporter substrate-binding protein, with amino-acid sequence MLKYSKVFGLVAFVFLFAMCNQKSKNDESKETILKGSLDITVDETIKPIVEDQVAVFEGTYYDAKIAVKAKSEAELINDLLNQKAKVVVTTRTLSKEEEERFAKSKIKPRITPFATDAIALISSKSNNDTLIALKSVIDFMQGKTDTGIKGLVFDNPNSSTVRYMKELAKVKEIPTNGVFSFKTNEEVIKFVSENDGMIGVVGVNWLSQPAPNMIDLIKKINVLSVKGLNDNTYYSPTQNDLAEVKYPLARDLFIINCQGYSGLGMGFASFIAGDIGQRIVLKSGLLPVRTPGRKLKIRSQIIKDKE; translated from the coding sequence ATGTTAAAATATAGTAAAGTTTTTGGTTTAGTAGCTTTTGTCTTTTTGTTTGCCATGTGCAATCAAAAAAGCAAAAACGATGAGAGCAAAGAGACAATCTTAAAAGGATCTTTAGATATTACGGTTGACGAAACTATAAAGCCAATCGTTGAGGATCAGGTTGCGGTTTTTGAAGGAACATATTACGATGCCAAGATTGCAGTTAAAGCGAAATCTGAAGCAGAGCTTATTAATGATTTGTTGAATCAAAAAGCAAAAGTGGTTGTTACAACAAGAACCTTGTCCAAAGAAGAAGAAGAGAGGTTTGCAAAGAGTAAAATAAAGCCAAGAATTACGCCTTTTGCAACAGATGCGATAGCTTTGATTTCAAGTAAAAGCAATAATGATACTTTAATTGCGTTGAAATCTGTAATTGATTTTATGCAAGGGAAAACAGATACCGGTATTAAAGGATTGGTATTCGATAATCCTAATTCCAGTACTGTCCGTTACATGAAAGAATTGGCAAAGGTTAAGGAAATTCCAACTAACGGTGTTTTTTCATTTAAAACAAATGAAGAAGTTATTAAATTCGTTTCGGAAAATGATGGTATGATCGGTGTAGTTGGAGTAAATTGGTTGTCTCAACCCGCTCCGAATATGATCGATTTGATTAAGAAAATAAACGTTTTAAGTGTTAAAGGTTTAAATGATAATACATACTATAGCCCAACGCAAAACGATCTTGCTGAGGTGAAATATCCTTTGGCACGTGATTTGTTTATTATAAATTGCCAGGGATATTCCGGTTTAGGAATGGGGTTTGCTTCATTCATTGCTGGGGACATTGGTCAACGTATAGTTTTAAAATCAGGTTTACTACCAGTGAGAACTCCGGGAAGAAAGCTTAAAATTAGAAGTCAGATTATAAAAGATAAAGAATAA
- a CDS encoding 7-carboxy-7-deazaguanine synthase QueE encodes MLAKEIQLEVNKGAMLPLMEEFYTIQGEGFHTGTAAYFIRIGGCDVGCHWCDVKESWNAELHPPTSIDVIVKNASTYADTVVITGGEPLTWDMSLLTQQLKDKNLKVHIETSGAYPLSGTWDWICLSPKKNKLPTQTVYDNAHELKVIIYNKHDFIFAEEQAELVNDNAILFLQPEWSKKEEMTPLIVDYVMNNPKWRVSLQTHKYLNIP; translated from the coding sequence ATGTTAGCTAAAGAAATACAATTAGAAGTGAATAAAGGTGCTATGTTGCCTTTGATGGAAGAGTTTTATACGATTCAGGGAGAAGGTTTTCATACCGGAACTGCTGCTTACTTTATTCGTATTGGAGGTTGTGATGTGGGCTGCCACTGGTGTGACGTGAAAGAAAGTTGGAACGCAGAATTGCATCCGCCAACAAGTATTGATGTAATTGTAAAAAATGCTTCGACGTATGCGGATACTGTTGTAATTACGGGTGGTGAGCCTTTGACATGGGATATGAGTTTGTTGACGCAACAATTAAAAGATAAAAATTTAAAAGTCCATATCGAAACTTCAGGTGCCTATCCATTGTCCGGAACATGGGATTGGATTTGTCTTTCGCCGAAAAAGAATAAATTGCCAACTCAAACCGTCTATGATAATGCACATGAGTTAAAAGTGATTATCTACAATAAACATGATTTTATTTTTGCCGAAGAACAAGCAGAATTGGTAAATGATAACGCAATTTTATTTCTTCAACCCGAGTGGAGTAAAAAAGAAGAAATGACTCCATTGATTGTAGATTATGTAATGAATAATCCAAAATGGCGTGTTTCACTTCAGACACATAAATATTTGAATATTCCTTAA
- a CDS encoding ExbD/TolR family protein, whose protein sequence is MAELNTGDGGGGKGGKVRSKKQNSKVDLTAMVDLAFLLITFFMLTTSLSKPQSMDLSLPDKDPDTKAKDETKVDENRTMTVMLGADNKMIYYMGLLASPIAGPKDITYGKDGIRRELLSRKKSVLAYSAAKGKPKNGIIVIIKPTKKSNYRNLVDILDEMAITGVETYAIVPEFTPEETKLIDKKQE, encoded by the coding sequence ATGGCTGAATTAAATACCGGCGACGGTGGTGGCGGAAAAGGTGGTAAGGTAAGAAGTAAAAAGCAGAACTCTAAAGTCGATTTAACAGCGATGGTAGATTTGGCATTCTTATTGATCACATTCTTTATGTTAACCACATCGTTGTCAAAACCTCAATCGATGGATTTGTCTCTGCCGGATAAAGACCCGGATACAAAGGCTAAAGATGAGACAAAAGTAGATGAGAATCGTACTATGACGGTTATGCTGGGTGCTGATAATAAAATGATTTATTATATGGGATTATTAGCGAGTCCTATTGCAGGGCCTAAAGATATTACATATGGTAAAGATGGAATTCGTAGAGAATTATTATCTAGAAAAAAATCTGTTTTGGCTTATTCTGCAGCAAAAGGGAAACCAAAAAATGGAATTATAGTTATTATCAAACCAACTAAAAAATCAAATTATCGTAATTTGGTTGATATTTTAGATGAGATGGCTATTACCGGAGTGGAGACTTATGCGATCGTTCCTGAGTTTACACCGGAAGAAACGAAATTGATAGATAAAAAGCAAGAGTAA